A stretch of DNA from Lotus japonicus ecotype B-129 chromosome 4, LjGifu_v1.2:
TTGGACCAGTTTTCACTTAATATAGCAAATGTTCTTGGTTCTTTTGTATGCTCTTTTGTCATAGTTTTATTATAGTCATTTTTTGAGGTTTCTCATCATCTACTTACATAGTTTTATCATAGTCATCTTGGGAGGTTTCTCATCATCTACTTACACAGTTTCATTAAATTATTATGTAGactaaaaaatgtaaatttagatAAGTTTAAAAAGAGGACTCATGTGAGCACTTCTCATAAAAGAGTTAATAATTCAAAAAGAGTACACATACATGTGACCACTTCTCAAAAACagttttacatatccaaagcTTGTGTAAATCACTTAAACAAAATAAGTAGCACATCAACTACCAAagagacaacaacaacaatgaaaTACATTTGTTCCCTTCTCTTGTAGTCAGAGATCAAAGCTTCTGCCCTCTTTAATCCTTCAAAGCAATCATCAACTTGACCAGGAGTCACAGCAGCAGTCATGGGGGCTTCAACAACTTGCCCATGCACAGGGGGATCAAGCCAATCATAATACCCACAAGCCTGCGTATATTTAAGTTCATAAGTTAT
This window harbors:
- the LOC130710016 gene encoding uncharacterized protein LOC130710016, which codes for MASQSFSSTQRRNGIADGRLCTCGLTPALKTSWSSSNYGRRYFQCPLKACGYYDWLDPPVHGQVVEAPMTAAVTPGQVDDCFEGLKRAEALISDYKRREQMYFIVVVVSLVVDVLLILFK